In the genome of Solibacillus silvestris, one region contains:
- a CDS encoding nucleotide exchange factor GrpE gives MSETKNNEELQQEETTEEVVETAETTETEEIVVDEKDQKIAELEAKLAEEDARYLRLRADYDNLARRTRLDREAAEKYRAQSLLTELLPVLDNLDRALQIEVTTEEAASLYKGVQMVYDQLLAATEKEGLSIIPAEGESFDPNFHQAVMQEQDSEKETGIILRELQKGYQLKDRVLRPSMVSVNE, from the coding sequence GTGTCAGAAACAAAAAACAATGAAGAATTGCAGCAAGAAGAAACTACGGAAGAAGTAGTGGAAACAGCTGAAACTACTGAAACAGAAGAAATCGTAGTAGATGAAAAAGATCAGAAAATCGCTGAACTGGAAGCAAAACTTGCTGAAGAGGATGCACGTTATCTGCGTTTGCGTGCAGACTACGATAACTTGGCGCGTCGCACGCGTTTAGATCGTGAAGCAGCGGAGAAATACCGTGCACAAAGCCTGCTGACAGAACTTTTACCAGTGCTGGACAATTTAGACCGTGCACTGCAAATAGAAGTGACGACAGAAGAAGCGGCATCATTGTACAAAGGTGTACAAATGGTATATGACCAGTTACTTGCTGCAACCGAAAAAGAAGGTCTTTCGATCATTCCGGCAGAGGGCGAAAGCTTTGATCCGAACTTCCACCAAGCTGTAATGCAAGAGCAGGACAGTGAAAAGGAAACAGGCATCATTTTACGCGAACTGCAAAAAGGGTATCAGTTAAAGGACCGTGTACTGCGTCCGTCAATGGTATCAGTAAACGAGTAA
- the dnaK gene encoding molecular chaperone DnaK (heat shock protein 70; assists in folding of nascent polypeptide chains; refolding of misfolded proteins; utilizes ATPase activity to help fold; co-chaperones are DnaJ and GrpE; multiple copies in some bacteria), with protein MSKIIGIDLGTTNSCVSVLEGGEPKVIPNPEGNRTSPSVVAFKNGEKQVGEVAKRQAVTNPNTIISIKSKMGTNDKVKVDDTEYTPQEVSAMILQYLKGYAEDYLGEKVTKAVITVPAYFNDAQRQATKDAGKIAGLEVERIINEPTAAALAYGLDQQDVDQKILVFDLGGGTFDVSILELADGVFEVLATAGDNKLGGDDFDDKIIAYLVEEFKKENSVDLSKDKMAMQRLKDAAEKAKKDLSGVTSTQISLPFITAGADGPLHLEMSLSRAKFDDLTKDLVERTIVPTRQALSDAGLSASELDKVILVGGSTRIPAVVEAIKKATGHEPHKGVNPDEVVAMGAAVQGGVLAGDVQGVLLLDVTPLSLGIETMGGVMTKLIDRNTTIPTSKSQVFSTAADNQPAVDIHVLQGERSMAADNKTLGRFQLSDIPPAPRGIPQIEVTFDIDANGIVSVKAKDLGTQKEQTIVIQSDSGLSEEEIERMVKDAEANAEADAKRKEEADLRNEADQLVFQVDKTITDLGEQITEDEKKSVEDARDELKAALEKGELESIKASKEKLEGVLQPLVMKVYEQAAAAAQAAQGGAEGFEGAADAGQKDDGIVDADFEEVKDDKDNK; from the coding sequence ATGAGTAAAATTATCGGTATTGACTTAGGAACAACAAACTCTTGTGTATCTGTATTAGAAGGCGGAGAACCAAAAGTAATTCCAAACCCAGAAGGTAACCGTACATCTCCATCTGTAGTAGCATTCAAAAATGGAGAAAAACAAGTTGGTGAAGTAGCAAAACGCCAAGCTGTAACAAACCCAAACACAATCATTTCAATCAAATCAAAAATGGGTACGAATGATAAAGTAAAAGTGGATGATACAGAGTACACTCCACAAGAAGTATCTGCAATGATTTTACAATACTTAAAAGGCTATGCTGAAGACTACTTAGGCGAAAAAGTAACAAAAGCTGTTATTACAGTTCCTGCTTACTTCAACGATGCTCAACGTCAAGCAACTAAAGACGCTGGTAAAATCGCTGGTTTAGAAGTAGAGCGTATCATCAACGAACCAACAGCAGCTGCTTTAGCTTACGGTTTAGATCAGCAAGATGTTGACCAAAAAATCTTAGTATTCGACTTAGGTGGCGGTACATTCGACGTATCAATCCTTGAATTAGCAGACGGCGTATTCGAAGTATTAGCAACAGCAGGTGACAACAAACTTGGTGGTGACGACTTCGACGACAAAATCATTGCTTATTTAGTAGAAGAGTTCAAAAAAGAAAACTCAGTAGACTTATCAAAAGACAAAATGGCAATGCAACGTTTAAAAGATGCAGCTGAAAAAGCGAAAAAAGACTTATCAGGTGTAACTTCTACTCAAATTTCATTACCATTCATCACAGCAGGTGCTGATGGCCCGCTTCACTTAGAAATGTCATTATCACGTGCGAAATTCGATGATTTAACAAAAGACTTGGTAGAACGTACAATCGTACCGACTCGTCAAGCATTATCAGATGCAGGTCTTTCTGCTTCTGAATTAGATAAAGTAATCTTAGTTGGTGGTTCTACTCGTATTCCTGCAGTAGTGGAAGCAATCAAAAAAGCTACTGGTCATGAGCCACACAAAGGGGTAAACCCAGATGAAGTAGTAGCAATGGGTGCTGCTGTACAAGGTGGCGTATTAGCTGGTGACGTACAAGGCGTATTATTATTAGACGTAACACCATTATCATTAGGTATCGAAACAATGGGCGGCGTTATGACGAAATTAATCGATCGTAACACAACAATCCCAACATCTAAATCTCAAGTGTTCTCAACAGCTGCAGACAATCAACCAGCAGTAGACATTCACGTATTACAAGGTGAGCGTTCAATGGCTGCAGACAACAAAACACTTGGTCGCTTCCAATTATCTGATATTCCACCAGCACCACGTGGAATTCCACAAATCGAAGTAACATTCGATATTGATGCGAACGGTATCGTATCAGTTAAAGCGAAAGACTTAGGTACACAAAAAGAACAAACAATCGTGATCCAATCTGATTCAGGTTTATCAGAAGAAGAAATCGAGCGTATGGTGAAAGATGCTGAAGCAAACGCTGAAGCTGATGCGAAACGTAAAGAAGAAGCAGATCTTCGCAACGAAGCAGACCAATTAGTATTCCAAGTGGATAAAACAATCACAGACTTAGGTGAGCAAATTACAGAAGATGAAAAGAAATCTGTTGAAGATGCACGCGACGAGTTAAAAGCAGCTTTAGAAAAAGGCGAGCTTGAAAGCATCAAAGCTTCTAAAGAAAAATTAGAAGGCGTACTACAACCATTAGTAATGAAAGTATACGAGCAAGCAGCGGCAGCAGCGCAAGCAGCACAAGGCGGCGCTGAAGGCTTTGAAGGCGCAGCAGACGCTGGTCAAAAAGACGACGGTATCGTAGACGCTGACTTTGAAGAAGTTAAAGACGACAAAGACAATAAATAA